In a genomic window of Verrucomicrobiota bacterium:
- a CDS encoding type II secretion system protein — MKFQHSSGSRGPGFTLIELLVVIAIIAILAGMLLPALAKAKTKAQGISCMSNNQQLLKAWHLYAGDFDDACANNFTIPDTEAAINNKKFDNWVNNVMTWGAGTGAADVSNTNVLWVQNGVLAPYTTAALAIYKCPADNFVSPQQKAKGWKSRLRSNAMNALFGKSSGNPGDISWRGQSWYASGQYRQFLKTSHVPNPGMTWLTVDEHPDSINDGFFIVDINASQWGDLPASFHNRACGFSFADGHAEIKKWQSARSVYPVRFGFSIQPFDAAAKLDFAWYRERTGYILYR, encoded by the coding sequence ATGAAATTCCAACACTCTTCGGGTTCAAGGGGCCCCGGATTCACCTTGATCGAATTGCTCGTCGTCATCGCGATCATCGCGATCCTGGCCGGTATGCTTTTGCCGGCTTTGGCCAAAGCCAAAACCAAGGCGCAAGGGATTTCCTGCATGAGCAACAACCAGCAATTGCTCAAAGCCTGGCACTTGTATGCGGGCGATTTCGATGACGCCTGCGCCAACAACTTCACCATCCCGGACACCGAGGCCGCGATTAACAACAAGAAGTTCGACAACTGGGTCAACAATGTTATGACCTGGGGCGCCGGCACGGGAGCTGCAGATGTCAGCAACACCAACGTCCTGTGGGTGCAGAACGGCGTGCTCGCCCCCTATACCACGGCTGCTCTGGCCATTTACAAATGTCCCGCCGACAACTTCGTCAGCCCCCAGCAGAAGGCCAAGGGTTGGAAGAGCCGGCTGCGGAGCAACGCGATGAACGCTCTGTTTGGCAAGTCGAGCGGCAATCCGGGCGACATCAGTTGGAGAGGACAAAGCTGGTATGCCAGCGGCCAGTATCGCCAATTCCTCAAAACTTCCCACGTCCCGAATCCTGGGATGACTTGGCTGACGGTTGATGAGCATCCGGATTCGATCAACGACGGATTCTTCATCGTCGATATCAATGCCAGCCAGTGGGGTGATCTTCCGGCCTCGTTCCACAACCGCGCTTGCGGATTCTCGTTTGCGGACGGGCACGCGGAGATCAAGAAATGGCAAAGCGCAAGATCGGTTTATCCGGTTCGATTCGGCTTTTCCATCCAGCCCTTCGACGCCGCGGCCAAGCTGGATTTCGCCTGGTACCGGGAACGGACTGGATACATTCTCTACCGCTGA